In a single window of the Desulfovibrio mangrovi genome:
- a CDS encoding LPS-assembly protein LptD produces MAFCCALFLALALSFPVVAGATEVLVLNEDEEAVVWTLHADKLTSLNDSKVLEAEGKVSLRQGEDYLKADFIRYFSATNWVLLKGNVQVKMGEDVMESEEAEFDLGSRIGWLKNGKVFVDGPHIYLAGEKINKHWGDFYTFKNAKVTACDGDKPAWSVSAKEATIELDGYSQLWHTSFAIKDQDISYVPYFVLPMKTKRQTGFLFPEFGHSSKLGMWYHQAFYWAINESSDMTISEQWIEKRGFMTGLEYRHQFDLHNKGWWRVDALHDTDIDYSEDDERGGLNDDGLVRTNPERFWLRGMFDGTLADPRWKLKADLDYVSDQNYLREFKQSSAAFYPTRDALHDFFGRDLQEIDQNRTSEVQVSRDWERVGLAFGARYEQNVNLGNGNNVTSTDPTLQRLPQFDVFLFKGGLPVLGESFPIEFEAEGQAVNFFRHNGTRGSRFEIHPSVSAPLVSEYGTIIPKVGWRQTQYATESVHQYDTDRGDGKGTSRSVPDFSVAAFTELARNYDIKDGQGLTATAENVGESQWVALRHSVQPRMQYTNVPNVNQTDNPYYESHDRIWAENELRVSLVNLLSRKSESVAMADGEEGPAPVVNYDYRDVVRFRVEQAYDFREAERTDMLDQYERRPLSDTEAEVIVSPLDYLNVSSRSFWSPYENRITRHEHTVSLFADSIGRIRTGLDFRDRVDEYKRQRTEEESQSNERIRGFNTEVELTYFKPWSFRTLYRADIEKGTDLEKTVALIYTHQCFEFISEVSVMPDETSVNFYIKLQGLTF; encoded by the coding sequence ATGGCGTTCTGCTGTGCGCTTTTTCTGGCGTTGGCGCTGTCCTTTCCGGTCGTTGCCGGTGCCACCGAAGTGCTTGTCCTTAATGAGGATGAAGAGGCTGTTGTCTGGACCCTGCATGCCGACAAGCTGACGAGCCTCAATGACAGCAAGGTGCTTGAGGCGGAGGGCAAAGTATCGCTACGGCAGGGTGAAGACTACCTTAAAGCGGATTTTATCCGGTATTTTTCGGCTACCAACTGGGTGCTGCTCAAGGGCAATGTTCAGGTGAAGATGGGCGAAGACGTGATGGAATCCGAAGAGGCCGAATTTGATCTTGGCAGCCGCATCGGCTGGCTCAAGAATGGCAAGGTGTTTGTTGACGGGCCGCATATCTATTTAGCGGGTGAAAAGATCAACAAGCACTGGGGGGACTTCTATACCTTCAAGAACGCCAAGGTGACCGCCTGCGATGGCGACAAGCCGGCATGGTCGGTTTCCGCCAAGGAAGCTACCATCGAACTGGACGGTTACTCCCAGCTTTGGCACACATCCTTTGCTATCAAAGATCAGGATATTTCCTACGTTCCCTATTTCGTCCTGCCCATGAAGACCAAGCGGCAGACGGGCTTTCTTTTTCCGGAATTCGGGCATTCCAGCAAGCTGGGCATGTGGTATCATCAGGCATTTTACTGGGCCATCAATGAATCCAGCGACATGACCATCAGCGAGCAATGGATCGAGAAGCGCGGATTCATGACCGGTCTTGAATACCGTCACCAGTTCGACCTGCATAACAAGGGGTGGTGGCGAGTTGATGCATTGCATGACACTGATATCGATTACTCGGAAGACGACGAAAGAGGCGGGCTGAATGATGACGGACTGGTGCGCACCAATCCGGAGCGTTTCTGGCTGCGCGGCATGTTCGACGGCACTCTGGCGGATCCGCGTTGGAAGCTGAAGGCTGACCTCGATTACGTTTCGGATCAGAATTACCTTCGCGAGTTCAAGCAGAGCTCTGCCGCTTTTTATCCCACGCGCGATGCGTTGCATGACTTCTTCGGGCGTGATCTGCAGGAAATCGATCAGAACCGGACCAGTGAAGTGCAGGTCAGCAGGGACTGGGAACGCGTAGGGCTGGCGTTTGGTGCCCGCTACGAGCAGAACGTGAACCTTGGAAACGGCAATAATGTGACTTCCACGGATCCGACGCTGCAGCGCTTGCCTCAGTTTGACGTTTTTCTGTTCAAAGGCGGTTTGCCTGTTCTTGGTGAGTCCTTCCCCATCGAATTTGAGGCAGAAGGACAGGCCGTGAATTTTTTCCGTCACAATGGCACCCGCGGCAGTCGTTTCGAGATTCATCCCAGCGTCAGTGCTCCGCTTGTGAGCGAGTATGGAACGATTATCCCCAAGGTAGGCTGGCGACAGACGCAGTATGCTACGGAAAGCGTGCACCAGTATGACACCGACAGAGGTGACGGCAAGGGCACTTCGCGTTCCGTGCCGGACTTCAGCGTGGCAGCTTTTACCGAATTGGCGCGAAACTATGATATTAAGGATGGCCAGGGGCTGACCGCCACGGCTGAAAATGTGGGCGAGAGTCAATGGGTGGCCCTGCGGCACAGCGTGCAACCGCGTATGCAGTATACCAACGTGCCCAATGTCAATCAGACGGATAATCCGTACTATGAAAGCCATGACCGTATCTGGGCGGAGAACGAGCTTCGGGTTTCTCTGGTGAACCTGCTCAGCCGTAAGTCTGAGTCTGTTGCCATGGCAGACGGAGAAGAAGGGCCAGCTCCCGTGGTCAATTACGACTACAGGGATGTGGTGCGTTTCCGTGTCGAGCAGGCTTATGATTTCCGGGAGGCTGAACGTACCGACATGCTCGACCAGTATGAGCGGCGACCGTTATCTGATACCGAAGCCGAGGTGATTGTTTCTCCGTTGGATTATCTGAATGTGTCCAGCCGTTCATTCTGGTCGCCCTATGAGAACAGGATTACAAGGCATGAGCACACAGTGTCTCTGTTTGCGGACAGTATCGGGCGTATACGTACTGGTCTGGACTTCCGCGACAGGGTTGATGAATACAAACGCCAGCGAACGGAAGAAGAGAGTCAGAGCAATGAACGCATCCGGGGCTTCAATACGGAGGTTGAGCTTACTTACTTTAAGCCGTGGAGCTTCAGGACGTTATATCGCGCTGATATAGAGAAAGGGACCGATCTCGAAAAGACCGTTGCGCTGATTTACACGCACCAGTGCTTTGAGTTTATTTCTGAAGTATCAGTTATGCCCGACGAAACGTCTGTGAACTTCTATATCAAACTTCAAGGGCTGACTTTCTAA
- the alr gene encoding alanine racemase has translation MTISYNNISVRIHLDRIRDNFTLLRNLATQPIGVIKSDAYGHGLLPVANTLAAAGARTLAVGTVGEAVKLRKGGFDGRVIALLGALTPEEACTCRIGHIVPFVFSLEHLRMISDAATDEAPIPVALKFDTGMARLGFSEADIPAILEALPSLSGIKVSIVASHFAVSDEPEKEDYTREQHATFSRIIAALRTAGQSFEATIANSAGLLAYPETHHELQRPGIALYGANPLHGTANEHLGAGLHPAMDVGTPILQVHDLPKGKTISYGRTFTAPRDMRVAIASVGYADAFSRGLSNKGTMIVNGQRAPIAGRVCMQMTAVDVTDIPKVSSGDTAWILGGPCENPVTPEELAAAWGTITYEVFCLLGLNPKTFSS, from the coding sequence ATGACCATATCATATAATAATATCTCGGTCCGCATCCATCTTGACCGCATACGCGACAACTTCACCCTGCTCCGCAACCTGGCCACGCAGCCCATTGGCGTCATAAAATCAGACGCTTACGGTCATGGCCTGCTCCCCGTGGCAAACACGCTGGCTGCTGCAGGCGCACGCACGCTTGCAGTCGGCACAGTCGGCGAAGCGGTCAAACTGCGCAAGGGCGGATTCGACGGCCGCGTCATTGCCCTGCTTGGCGCCCTTACTCCGGAAGAAGCCTGCACCTGCCGCATCGGACACATCGTCCCGTTTGTCTTTTCTCTTGAGCACCTGCGCATGATCTCCGATGCAGCTACCGACGAAGCCCCCATTCCGGTCGCCCTGAAGTTTGACACCGGCATGGCCAGACTCGGCTTTTCAGAGGCTGACATACCAGCAATTCTGGAGGCTCTGCCAAGCCTTTCCGGGATCAAGGTAAGTATTGTGGCTTCCCATTTTGCCGTAAGCGACGAACCGGAGAAAGAAGACTATACACGGGAACAGCACGCCACGTTCTCCCGTATCATTGCGGCGCTTCGCACCGCGGGTCAGAGCTTTGAGGCCACCATCGCCAACTCGGCAGGTCTTCTTGCCTATCCGGAAACGCATCACGAACTGCAACGTCCGGGCATCGCGCTATACGGAGCCAACCCGCTGCATGGCACTGCCAACGAACACCTCGGCGCAGGGCTGCATCCGGCCATGGATGTTGGCACCCCCATTCTGCAGGTACATGACCTGCCCAAGGGAAAAACCATCAGTTACGGCCGCACCTTTACCGCACCACGGGACATGCGCGTCGCCATCGCCTCCGTTGGCTATGCGGATGCCTTCAGCCGAGGTCTTTCCAACAAGGGAACCATGATAGTGAACGGCCAACGCGCCCCCATCGCAGGCCGCGTGTGCATGCAGATGACTGCCGTGGATGTGACGGATATCCCCAAGGTCTCTTCCGGTGACACAGCGTGGATACTCGGCGGCCCCTGCGAGAATCCCGTCACCCCCGAAGAACTCGCCGCGGCATGGGGGACTATCACCTATGAGGTGTTCTGCCTGCTCGGACTGAATCCCAAAACATTTTCATCTTGA
- the rpsF gene encoding 30S ribosomal protein S6 produces MRKFETLLLLSPELAADARETVLGTLTGVIERVEGNVLEVDNWGMRDLAYPVKKQMRGYYVRLEYSMPNSGVAELERIIRITDGIYKFVTVKLADEVEEVA; encoded by the coding sequence ATGAGAAAATTCGAAACGCTGCTGCTCCTTTCCCCGGAGCTTGCCGCCGATGCACGTGAAACCGTGCTTGGCACCCTGACCGGCGTTATCGAGCGCGTTGAAGGCAACGTGCTTGAAGTTGACAACTGGGGCATGCGCGACCTCGCCTACCCCGTTAAGAAGCAGATGCGCGGTTACTACGTGCGTCTTGAGTACAGCATGCCCAACTCCGGCGTTGCTGAACTGGAGCGCATCATCCGCATCACCGACGGCATCTACAAGTTTGTAACCGTTAAGCTGGCTGATGAAGTCGAGGAGGTTGCATAA
- the rpsR gene encoding 30S ribosomal protein S18, with protein sequence MAFKRRFTPRRKFCRFCADKDLPLNYKRPDILRDFVTERGKIIARRITGTCSHHQRLLTTEIKRARQMALLIFTSTHASDVKKKSTL encoded by the coding sequence ATGGCTTTCAAGAGACGCTTCACTCCCCGTCGTAAGTTCTGTCGCTTCTGCGCAGACAAGGATCTGCCGCTTAACTACAAGCGCCCCGATATCCTTCGCGACTTCGTGACCGAGCGCGGCAAGATCATTGCTCGCCGCATCACCGGCACCTGTTCCCATCACCAGCGCCTGCTGACCACCGAAATCAAGCGCGCCCGCCAGATGGCTCTGCTCATCTTCACCTCTACGCACGCAAGTGACGTAAAGAAAAAGAGCACCCTGTAG
- the rplI gene encoding 50S ribosomal protein L9 yields MKVILRADVENLGVLGDVVEVKPGYGRNFLLPKGLAMMATSGNLKAFELERKKLQEKMEAVRGAAQDLAAKLEKADVVLQVRVGENDKLYGSVTATNIAETLAAQGIDIDRRRILLDAPIRVLGEYPVRVRLHAGVIAEILVKVAPEGRLVEEETPAVADVAAEEAAE; encoded by the coding sequence ATGAAAGTTATTCTTCGCGCAGACGTCGAAAATCTCGGCGTACTCGGTGACGTTGTTGAAGTAAAGCCCGGCTACGGCCGTAACTTCCTGCTGCCCAAGGGCCTTGCCATGATGGCAACCTCCGGCAACCTGAAGGCTTTTGAACTGGAACGCAAGAAGCTGCAGGAAAAGATGGAAGCCGTTCGCGGCGCCGCTCAGGACCTGGCTGCAAAGCTGGAAAAGGCTGATGTGGTTCTGCAGGTTCGCGTTGGTGAAAACGACAAGCTGTACGGCTCCGTCACCGCCACCAACATTGCCGAAACTCTTGCCGCTCAGGGCATCGATATCGACCGTCGTCGTATCCTGCTTGACGCCCCCATCCGCGTTCTGGGTGAATACCCCGTACGTGTTCGCCTGCACGCAGGCGTTATCGCTGAAATCCTCGTAAAGGTTGCTCCCGAAGGCCGTCTGGTCGAGGAAGAAACCCCCGCTGTAGCCGATGTCGCAGCAGAGGAAGCCGCTGAATAG
- the dnaB gene encoding replicative DNA helicase, translating to MSQQRKPLNSDYDHVSAPWGGDMDYAESFDQLSDDMLRNVPPHSMEAEQAVLGGIFLRADALYTLVDIIHEDDFYAPAHRTLFAAIMELHRQNKPVDLLTVGQYLKDKALLEQVGGAVYLGELANSVITAANAEHYATIVRDKSLQRNLIESCSQIISKCYDQSVEIDNLLDESEQAVFSISERTAGQAFVDSKTLVGRVFEELERRIDSKNLVTGVTTGFYTLDKMTAGMQPSDLIIVAARPSMGKTAFTLNLATNAALQGGVPVVFYSLEMGMEQLMSRMIAAVGGVELSKLRTGRGITDEDWQRLHWAADQLGNAPIFIDDTPSLSTLDLRARTRRLKASKNIGMVIVDYLQLMRSSRKTDSRELEISDISRNLKALAKELHIPVIALSQLNRKVEERADKRPMLSDLRESGAIEQDADVIMFIYRDAVYNKKEDRALIHSAEIIIGKQRNGAVGACPLQYNGQFTRFENATDLYPSESLPEGM from the coding sequence ATGTCGCAGCAGAGGAAGCCGCTGAATAGCGACTACGACCATGTCTCCGCCCCTTGGGGCGGAGACATGGATTATGCCGAGAGTTTCGACCAACTCTCGGACGATATGTTGCGCAATGTCCCTCCGCACAGCATGGAGGCCGAACAGGCAGTGCTGGGCGGCATTTTTTTGCGCGCCGACGCCCTCTACACCTTGGTCGACATCATCCACGAGGATGATTTCTACGCCCCTGCCCACCGCACACTTTTCGCAGCCATCATGGAGTTGCACAGGCAAAACAAGCCTGTGGATCTTCTTACGGTAGGCCAATATCTCAAGGACAAAGCCCTGCTCGAACAGGTGGGCGGCGCCGTCTATCTTGGCGAACTGGCAAACTCCGTCATCACAGCCGCCAACGCCGAACACTACGCCACCATCGTCCGCGACAAGTCCCTGCAGCGAAATCTGATCGAGTCCTGCTCGCAGATCATCAGCAAGTGCTACGACCAATCAGTCGAAATCGACAATCTGCTGGATGAATCAGAACAAGCGGTGTTCTCCATCTCCGAACGCACCGCAGGACAGGCCTTCGTCGATTCCAAGACGCTTGTGGGTCGTGTGTTCGAGGAACTTGAACGTCGCATTGACAGCAAGAACCTTGTTACCGGCGTCACTACCGGCTTCTACACGCTGGACAAGATGACGGCAGGCATGCAGCCCTCCGACCTTATCATCGTGGCAGCTCGTCCTTCCATGGGTAAGACGGCGTTCACCCTGAACCTGGCCACAAACGCAGCATTACAGGGCGGCGTTCCCGTTGTGTTCTACTCGCTGGAAATGGGCATGGAACAGCTCATGTCGCGTATGATTGCGGCCGTAGGCGGCGTGGAACTGAGCAAGTTGCGCACTGGCCGCGGCATCACGGATGAAGACTGGCAGCGCCTGCATTGGGCTGCAGACCAACTCGGCAACGCCCCCATCTTCATTGATGATACGCCTTCGCTTTCCACGCTGGACCTGCGCGCACGCACCCGTCGTCTCAAGGCAAGCAAGAACATCGGCATGGTCATCGTTGACTACCTGCAGCTGATGCGCTCAAGCCGCAAGACGGACTCACGCGAACTGGAAATTTCCGATATTTCCCGTAACCTCAAGGCATTGGCCAAGGAACTGCATATTCCCGTCATTGCCCTCTCGCAGCTCAACCGAAAGGTGGAAGAGCGTGCGGACAAGCGCCCCATGCTCTCCGACCTTCGCGAATCCGGCGCTATCGAACAGGATGCGGACGTCATCATGTTCATCTACCGTGACGCGGTCTACAACAAGAAGGAAGACCGAGCCCTCATCCATTCCGCCGAAATCATCATCGGCAAGCAGCGAAACGGTGCCGTCGGCGCATGCCCCCTGCAGTACAACGGCCAGTTCACGCGCTTCGAAAACGCCACCGACCTTTACCCCTCGGAATCCCTTCCCGAAGGGATGTAG
- a CDS encoding class I SAM-dependent methyltransferase yields MTRHSLLHILHTPADSTQPTASDVWSGAYKIPWNDPEFSRRMLREHLTQDHDLASRRIESIAMQTAWMQKTFLGGTRARILDLGCGPGLYARHWLSYGHRYHGIDFGPASIDYALQTITEAEATFMLGDILATPFGGPYDVATLLYGELNVFPPESCRAILQKTHTALRKGGRIILEVHTEEAVRRAGSANSWYKAAQGLFSELPHLCLMESRWYDHLAVARQTFHVIHLEAAAASEAVETYHSTMQAWSLEGYMALLYEAGFDEIKVETALPGSHADLMLLTAICA; encoded by the coding sequence ATGACCAGACATTCTCTTCTCCATATTCTGCATACCCCCGCCGATTCTACCCAGCCCACCGCTTCGGACGTATGGTCCGGCGCCTACAAGATTCCTTGGAACGACCCCGAGTTCAGCAGGCGAATGCTGCGTGAACACCTCACGCAGGATCACGACCTTGCCAGCAGGCGCATCGAATCCATTGCCATGCAAACAGCATGGATGCAGAAAACCTTCCTTGGCGGAACCCGCGCCCGCATTCTCGACCTTGGCTGTGGCCCCGGTCTGTATGCAAGGCATTGGCTCTCGTACGGACATCGGTATCACGGCATCGACTTCGGGCCCGCTTCCATTGACTACGCGCTGCAGACCATAACCGAAGCAGAAGCCACCTTTATGCTGGGTGACATACTCGCCACCCCTTTTGGGGGACCATACGACGTGGCAACGCTGCTGTACGGCGAGCTAAACGTCTTTCCACCGGAATCTTGCCGCGCAATCCTGCAAAAGACACATACGGCCCTGAGGAAAGGGGGGCGCATCATCCTCGAGGTTCATACCGAAGAGGCTGTCAGAAGGGCGGGGTCTGCAAACAGTTGGTACAAGGCGGCACAGGGCCTGTTCTCCGAGCTCCCGCATCTCTGTCTCATGGAAAGCCGCTGGTACGACCATCTCGCGGTAGCCCGACAAACCTTCCATGTTATACACCTTGAGGCCGCAGCGGCCTCCGAGGCGGTTGAAACATACCACAGCACCATGCAGGCATGGTCTCTTGAAGGATATATGGCACTGCTCTACGAGGCAGGCTTCGATGAGATCAAGGTCGAGACCGCACTCCCCGGCTCTCATGCAGACCTGATGCTGCTCACGGCCATTTGCGCTTAG
- a CDS encoding putative quinol monooxygenase, with protein MSEHVFVSAVLVAQNGKAEALHEAIAEVVVPTRKEDGCIQYAPHRCVTDDHRFLFFEEWTSQAHLDAHLASAHLAVFRERVGGLLAGAPEVLVWRRC; from the coding sequence ATGTCGGAACATGTGTTTGTATCCGCTGTGCTGGTAGCGCAGAATGGTAAGGCCGAGGCGTTGCATGAAGCCATTGCGGAAGTTGTTGTCCCCACAAGAAAGGAAGATGGCTGCATTCAATATGCCCCTCATCGTTGCGTGACGGATGACCATCGTTTTTTGTTCTTTGAAGAATGGACATCGCAGGCGCATCTGGATGCCCATCTCGCCTCTGCCCATCTGGCGGTATTTCGGGAGCGGGTAGGCGGCTTGCTTGCCGGTGCGCCGGAGGTGCTGGTCTGGAGGCGTTGTTAA
- the dmpI gene encoding 4-oxalocrotonate tautomerase DmpI, whose product MPVVTVVSNVLEKDQKRELVAQITDVCSRVMNLPPQTIVVILDEKQPENIGVAGTLLSDRTA is encoded by the coding sequence ATGCCTGTTGTGACTGTGGTTTCGAATGTGTTGGAGAAGGATCAGAAGCGCGAACTGGTCGCCCAGATTACTGACGTGTGCTCCCGTGTGATGAATCTGCCGCCGCAGACCATCGTCGTCATACTGGACGAAAAGCAGCCCGAGAATATTGGTGTTGCCGGCACGCTGCTGTCAGACAGGACTGCCTGA
- a CDS encoding nitroreductase family protein, with protein sequence METLQAIHTRRSIRRYAGGSIDRETIIDVLKAGMAAPSAGNQQPWRFIIIEDKDTLGRIPALHPYAGMVPSASCAIMVCGDTSSEKYPGNWMLDCSAAIQNMLLALHDKGLGAVWCGLWPDAGRVERFRLLAGAPEHIVPLALIPVGIPDQKTGVQDRYDENKVHWERW encoded by the coding sequence ATGGAAACTTTGCAGGCTATTCATACGCGTCGTTCCATTCGCAGGTACGCGGGCGGAAGCATCGACAGAGAGACCATCATCGATGTACTGAAGGCCGGTATGGCTGCCCCCAGTGCGGGCAACCAGCAGCCGTGGCGTTTTATCATTATCGAGGACAAGGATACGCTCGGGCGTATTCCAGCCCTGCACCCCTATGCGGGCATGGTCCCTTCAGCATCCTGTGCAATCATGGTGTGCGGAGATACGTCGTCGGAAAAGTATCCGGGCAACTGGATGCTCGATTGCTCGGCAGCCATTCAGAACATGCTGCTGGCCCTGCATGACAAGGGACTGGGGGCAGTCTGGTGCGGGCTGTGGCCTGATGCGGGCAGAGTGGAGCGGTTCCGTTTGCTTGCCGGTGCGCCGGAGCATATCGTCCCGTTAGCTCTTATTCCTGTGGGCATACCGGATCAGAAGACTGGTGTGCAGGATCGATATGATGAAAACAAGGTTCACTGGGAGAGGTGGTAA
- a CDS encoding flavodoxin family protein codes for MSKRIVFVHGGPRKHGNTRAVTALTMQAARQAGADVAEIDAIGLDFKVPGCIGCHKCQQTEVFECAIGDELARKVATLAEYDVVVLATPLYWWSYTAQLKMFVDRMYSLCKFSEDGIRTVMGGKTLALIATAGGPMKDNLEVLESQLRNPSLMIGCSFASCLFPDTTAEAGELVNDSSVVEKAQAFGRQLAS; via the coding sequence ATGTCCAAGCGGATAGTGTTTGTTCATGGAGGCCCCCGTAAGCATGGGAATACGCGTGCAGTGACAGCGTTGACCATGCAGGCGGCCCGTCAGGCCGGGGCTGATGTGGCAGAGATTGATGCCATTGGGCTGGACTTCAAAGTTCCCGGCTGTATCGGCTGTCATAAGTGCCAACAGACCGAAGTATTTGAATGCGCCATTGGCGATGAGCTGGCCCGTAAGGTGGCAACGTTGGCGGAGTATGATGTCGTTGTGCTTGCAACGCCCTTGTACTGGTGGAGCTACACGGCCCAGCTTAAGATGTTCGTCGACAGGATGTATTCCCTGTGTAAGTTCAGTGAGGATGGAATCCGGACTGTGATGGGGGGAAAGACCTTGGCCCTCATTGCCACGGCCGGAGGCCCCATGAAAGACAATCTTGAGGTGCTGGAAAGCCAGTTGAGGAATCCGTCCCTCATGATCGGGTGTTCATTCGCCTCCTGTCTGTTCCCGGATACGACAGCAGAGGCAGGGGAGTTGGTGAACGATTCTTCCGTAGTCGAAAAGGCACAGGCTTTCGGCCGGCAGCTTGCTTCATAG
- a CDS encoding winged helix-turn-helix transcriptional regulator, protein MTCQLKRCSGKEYYCAMELTLQLIGGKWKPLIMYRLGQDGKQRFSELKRSMPSITQKMLTQQLRELENDGIVHRDVYAEVPPKVEYSLTEIGKSVIPLLKRLCQWGAEYEKLRGVETVSTDEDAFSETPCAATAAGSR, encoded by the coding sequence ATGACATGCCAACTCAAGCGTTGTTCGGGCAAAGAGTATTATTGCGCCATGGAGCTGACATTGCAGCTCATCGGCGGAAAATGGAAGCCTCTCATCATGTACCGTCTCGGTCAGGACGGCAAACAGCGGTTCAGTGAACTGAAGCGCTCCATGCCCAGCATCACCCAGAAAATGCTCACCCAGCAGCTCCGCGAACTGGAAAACGACGGCATTGTCCACCGCGACGTATACGCGGAAGTTCCCCCGAAGGTGGAATACTCCCTTACGGAAATCGGCAAGTCGGTTATTCCGCTGCTGAAGCGCCTGTGCCAGTGGGGCGCGGAGTATGAAAAGCTGAGAGGAGTGGAAACTGTCTCCACGGATGAAGACGCGTTCTCCGAGACACCCTGCGCCGCAACTGCTGCAGGCAGCCGTTAA
- a CDS encoding DMT family transporter: MVFIGEAAALATALLWGLSACMHTAAARLVGALSLNLFRLPLSLFFFLAGTIVFQSQWDLSQSQYLWLAGSGIVGLAFGDVVFYASAVRIGARLSVLLWELSPAVTAVLAYFYLDEGLSPMGMGGIALTMLGVLWVLLEKHDGSIPDLTPRRWAEGIVYALLSVAAQSISTVFARTALVQGGDVLVSASVRTGCATVALWLFVSLVGKAGRSIKTIRSNPQALRIMVLAGFIGPTVGIWLSLLAMKHTKAGIAATLIGLEPLVVIALLALHEKKRPSPRLVTGALISFVGTALLFLR; encoded by the coding sequence ATGGTTTTCATCGGCGAAGCGGCCGCTCTTGCCACGGCATTGCTGTGGGGACTCTCGGCCTGTATGCATACGGCTGCCGCCCGTTTGGTCGGGGCTTTGTCGCTCAATCTGTTCCGTCTTCCCCTATCCCTTTTCTTTTTCCTTGCCGGAACGATCGTGTTCCAGTCGCAATGGGATCTCTCGCAGTCGCAATATCTCTGGCTCGCCGGTTCGGGCATCGTAGGGCTTGCCTTCGGCGATGTGGTTTTCTACGCCAGCGCCGTGCGCATAGGAGCGCGTCTTTCTGTTCTGCTGTGGGAGCTCTCACCAGCCGTTACCGCTGTTCTTGCGTATTTCTATCTTGATGAAGGGCTCAGCCCCATGGGTATGGGTGGGATTGCTCTCACCATGCTGGGCGTGCTGTGGGTTCTTTTGGAAAAGCATGACGGCAGCATTCCGGACCTGACCCCACGCCGATGGGCGGAAGGTATTGTCTACGCACTGCTCTCCGTTGCCGCGCAGAGTATAAGCACCGTTTTCGCCCGCACCGCGCTTGTGCAGGGGGGCGATGTGCTGGTCAGCGCCTCTGTCCGGACGGGATGCGCCACCGTGGCCCTTTGGTTGTTCGTAAGCCTTGTGGGTAAGGCCGGGCGTTCCATCAAGACCATACGCAGCAATCCTCAGGCATTGCGTATTATGGTGCTTGCCGGTTTCATCGGCCCCACAGTGGGTATCTGGTTGTCTTTGCTGGCCATGAAGCACACCAAGGCCGGTATAGCCGCAACCCTTATCGGGCTTGAGCCTTTGGTGGTAATTGCGCTTCTTGCCCTGCACGAAAAGAAGCGCCCCTCGCCACGGCTGGTGACGGGAGCGCTTATCTCATTTGTGGGAACGGCCTTGTTGTTCCTGCGATAG
- a CDS encoding potassium channel family protein: protein MKLTVKGKLSYLLVSQTGLLLLYPYLEGGGYATAALTFIFTAIMVFAVYAVSFKPIHLWITLGMGVPWLVISWIDVFAPIQNKLLLVSWYGLMCVFYCYVAAVILAHVLRAKVITMDIICGAVSVYIFIGLFFFILHGTVETIYPGAYITGTLPSGTDHITWPGFLYFSFVTLATLGYGDIVPLASQARSLAIIESVVGVFYVAILIARLVAAQDWRMRDEGTDGPRGWSGDKRAEIVDRKVD, encoded by the coding sequence ATGAAGCTGACGGTGAAGGGCAAGCTGTCCTACCTGCTGGTTTCCCAGACCGGACTGTTGCTCCTGTATCCCTATCTTGAAGGAGGCGGCTATGCCACGGCTGCGCTCACGTTCATTTTTACTGCCATCATGGTTTTCGCCGTCTATGCGGTGAGCTTCAAGCCGATACATCTCTGGATAACGCTCGGTATGGGCGTTCCGTGGCTTGTTATAAGTTGGATAGACGTGTTTGCCCCTATCCAGAACAAGCTGCTGCTTGTTTCATGGTATGGGCTCATGTGCGTCTTCTACTGCTATGTGGCTGCCGTCATCCTTGCCCACGTGCTGCGTGCAAAGGTCATTACCATGGATATTATCTGTGGTGCCGTGAGCGTGTACATATTCATCGGCCTGTTCTTCTTCATTCTGCACGGCACTGTGGAAACAATATATCCCGGTGCGTACATTACGGGCACACTGCCGTCCGGAACGGACCACATAACCTGGCCCGGCTTTCTCTATTTCAGCTTTGTCACCCTTGCCACGCTCGGGTATGGCGATATTGTGCCGCTTGCCAGTCAGGCTCGCTCGCTGGCGATTATCGAGTCTGTTGTCGGGGTCTTTTATGTGGCCATTCTCATTGCCCGTCTGGTGGCAGCGCAGGACTGGAGAATGCGTGACGAAGGAACGGATGGTCCACGAGGCTGGAGTGGGGATAAACGTGCTGAAATAGTTGATAGAAAAGTTGATTGA